CAGTGAACCAGAGATGATCCAGCCAACGCGGGTGGTATTGGTGAACAACGTGGTGGCAGCACCGGCCTGTCCGGGCATCAAATCCTGAAAATAGAGCATGCCGATTCCGGCCAGAATGCCAATAAAGATCGCGTTCAGCGCTTGTAATCCCAGCAGCGCAATTTCCCCATCGAGAACCAGCAAGCCGCCGAAGAACAGCAATCCGGAGGCAACGGCAAGCCGCATCAGGAAACGTTTCCCGAAGCGTTTCGCGACGTAACCCGCAATCAGCATGACCGGAATTTCCAGCCCGGCCGCCACGCCCATCATGATCCCCGCCAGCTTTTCCGGTAGATGCAGTTCATGCACCAGATACAGTGGCATATTAATGAGGTAAATCCCGTTGCAGGTCCACATCAAGGTACAGGCAACGAACAACAAGAGCGTGTCTCGGCGATTACGACGCGGTGATTCCAGCGTTGAGGTGGTCTTTTCCACCGCTTTGGGCATGGAGGGCAGAAAGAGTTTGACCAGAATGCCGCACAAAATAAAGACGGCCGCCGCAGTCAGGTACATCGTGGTGAAGCCGAACCCTAGCGCCAACGCAAAAGCGATTGGCGGGCCAACAACCCAGGCGAGAGAAATTTGGGCGCGGAGGATGGAGCTGAACATCGCCGCTTCACGACCTGTTTTATCTGCGTGCTCCCGTGCCAGCGCAAAGAGCTGTGGGTTGGCGGTGGAGCCAAAACTGCTCAGCAGAACGCCAATAAAAAGCAGAATAAAGTAGTTACGGTTCCAGGCAAACAGCATGCAGGCCAGTGCGCCCAGCAGGCAGCACACGAAGATCAGCGATTTGCGATCGCCCTGACGGTCCGAACGCGTAGCCAGCATCTGACTAACGACAATACCGATAACCGCACTGCCGGTATAAAACATCCCCACCAGAAAAGGGCGAGCCTGTACTTCACTGGAAAGAAAGAGGCTGAGCGTAGGAAGTTGCAGGGCGCCGGCTGTTCCGGTCAGAAAGGCAATAACCAGGAATGCTGACGATGTCAGATCAAGCGGGCGTCGTGTTGTGTTTGCAGGAGTGAACATAAATTGATAGCGCTTGGAAAATAGGCAGAGGCTGTCGAGCGCGACATAGTACTCGGGTTTATAATGAAACAGAAATCTTGTTTCATTATTTTTCGTCAGCACGGCTTCAGCCATTGGGTGATTTTTGTTGGCGGGCAGCGCGTCATCCACGTTAAAATGTGCGTGATGTCAAAATTCTGTTACGTCAGCAGCGCAGAAAGCTTGCATAAATGGCGTAATAGAATGAGACTTTTGAAACGTTTCAGCGGAATTTTTTTTGAAACGCCCTAACAATCGACACATTTTTTTCTCATAAAAGCTGAAACGATTCAACTTTCAGCAAGAGAGGAGAGCCATGTTCCAGTTGTCACAGCAAGATATTCATTTGGGCGCAGCGGCCAGCAACAAGCAGGAAGCTATCCAGCTTGTTGCTTCAGCGCTGACCGATGCCGGGTGCGTTAACGCAGGGTATGTCGACGGCATGCTCCAGCGCGAACAGCAAACATCCACCTATTTGGGAAGCGGCATTGCTATCCCTCATGGCACCACTGATACCCGCGATCTGGTATTGAAGACCGGGGTTCAAGTATTCCAGTTTCCTCAGGGTATTGCCTGGGGTGAAGATCAAACCGCCTATGTGGTACTCGGTATTGCAGCCCGTTCTGATGAACACCTTGCGCTGCTGCGTCAACTGACCCACGTTCTGAGCGACGATCGCGTAGCGGCTCGCTTGGCAAGCACAAAGTCAGCGGAAGAACTGCGTAGCCTGCTGATGGGCGAGCAACAACTGGCGGAATTCCGCTTTGATACCTCGCTGATTGCGTTGGATGTGGCGACCGATAATCTGCTGACGCTTCAGGCGCTGAATGCCGGTCGTCTTCAGCAGGTCGGTGCAGCCGACGCCAGCTTTGTCAGCACCGCGGTCAGCAACAAGCCGCTGAATCTGGGGCAAGGTGTGTGGTTCAGCGATAGCGCGGTGGGTAACCTCAGCAGCGCAGCCGCAGTGGCGCGTCCGGCTACGCCTTTCAGCGTTGATGGTGAAAACGTGGCGTTATTGGTCACGGTAGCTGCGGCTGACGATCAGGCTTTTGCGCCGATCGATTATCTGAGCAACCTGCTGATTGCACAAAAAGCGGAACGTCTGCTGACGGCTGATGCGCCGACGCTGCTGGCACTTTTGACCAGCGACGTACCGGAAGAGAGCGAAGTGCTGACGGCAGAATTTACCATTCGCAACGAGCACGGTCTGCACGCGCGTCCGGGCACTATGCTGGTGAATGTGATCAAACAGTTCAGCAGTGATATTACCGTCACCAATCTGGATGGCACAGGCAAACCGGCAAATGGCCGCAGCCTGATGAAAGTCGTCGCGCTGGGCGTGAAGAAAGGCCATAAACTGCGCTTCACCGCCAGCGGTAGCGATGCGGAACAAGCACTGGCCGCCATTGGCGACGCGATTACGTCCGGTTTGGGCGAGGGGGCAGCATGAGCAGGAGAGTAGCCACAATCACCCTGAATCCAGCTTATGACCTGGTTGGCTATTGCCCGGAAGTTGAGAAAGGCGAAGTCAATCTGGTTCAGACAGCGGGTCTGCACGCCGCAGGCAAAGGCATTAACGTTGCCAAGGTGCTGAAAGATCTCGGGATTGATGTCACGGTAGGTGGCTTTCTGGGCAAAGACAATCAGGATGGTTTTCAGCAACTGTTCAGCGAGCTGGGCATTGCTAACCGTTTCCAGGTTGTGCCAGGACGTACGCGCATTAACGTCAAATTAACCGAAAAAGATGGTGACGTCACCGACTTCAACTTTTCCGGTTTTGAAGTGACACAGCAGGACTGGCAGCGTTTCGTCAATGATTCGCTGAGCTGGCTGGGGCAGTTCGACATGGTTGCGGTAAGCGGCAGTCTGCCTGCTGGCGTCGATCCTGATGCATTTACCGACTGGATGTCTCGTCTGCGTACGCAGTGTCCTTGCATTATTTTCGACAGCAGCCGTGAAGCGCTGGTGGCGGGATTGAAAGCCTCTCCCTGGTTGGTGAAACCAAACCGTCGGGAGCTGGAGATATGGGCTGGGCGTAAATTACCTACGCTGGCTGATGTGGTGGATGCCGCTCACGCGCTGCGTGAACAGGGTATTGCACATGTTGTGATCTCACTGGGTGCGGAAGGTGCGCTGTGGGTGAATGCATCGGGTGCGTGGCTGGCTAAACCACCTGCTTGTGATGTGGTAAGTACGGTAGGTGCGGGCGACTCCATGGTTGGGGGGTTGATTTATGGCTTATTAATGCGTGAGTCCAGTGAGCACACTCTGCGTTTGGCGACGGCAGTTTCGGCTCTGGCCGTGAGCCAAAGTAATGTTGGTATTACCGATCGTCCTCAGTTGGCCGCGATGATGGCGCGCGTCGACCTGAAACCCTTTAACTGATACAGCAGGAGATAAACAATGAAAACGCTGCTGATTTTGGATAAATCACTGGGCCTGGCGAGAAGCCAACTGGTGAAGAACCTACTCGGCGCTGCCGCTGCGAAAGCAGGGGTGACGTTTACAGAACAGGCTAACGACGCTGAACTGGCGATCGTTCTGGGTGCATCCGCTGCGGCGGACAGCGCACTGAATGGCAAGCAGGTTTATGTCGGTGACATTGAGCTGGCTGTTTCGCAGCCGGAAGCCTTTTTGGCAAAGGCGCGGGCTGAAGCAACGACGTATCAGGCTGTCGCGTCAGCTTCCGTTCAGCAACCCGCTGCTGCCAAGCGCATTGTTGCCGTAACGGCGTGTCCGACTGGCGTCGCGCACACGTTTATGGCAGCAGAAGCGATTGAAAGTGAAGCTAAAAAACGCGGCTGGTGGGTTAAAGTGGAAACGCGCGGCTCCGTTGGCGCGGGCAACGCGATTACCCCAGAAGAAGTGGAACAGGCCGATCTGGTGATCGTTGCTGCGGATATTGAAGTCGATCTGGCGAAGTTTGCGGGCAAGAAGATGTATCGCACTTCTACAGGGCTGGCGCTGAAGAAAACGGCGCAGGAGCTGGATAAAGCACAGGCTGAAGCGAAAGTGTATCAGCCGTCTGGGCAAACCAATGCCTCAAGCGCGAGCGAGTCTGCTCAGAAAGGCGGAACGGGTCCTTATCGTCACCTGCTGACCGGCGTATCCTATATGCTGCCGATGGTGGTGGCGGGTGGTCTGTGTATCGCCCTGTCGTTTGTCTTTGGTATTGAGGCCTTTAAACAGGAAGGTACGCTGGCCGCGGCGCTGATGAAGATCGGTGGCGGTTCTGCCTTCGCACTGATGGTGCCAGTGCTGGCGGGCTATATCGCTTTCTCCATTGCGGATCGTCCGGGATTAACGCCGGGTCTGGTTGGCGGGATGTTAGCGGTGAGTACGGGTGCGGGCTTCCTCGGTGGGATCATCGCGGGTTTTCTGGCCGGTTATGTGGCCAAAGCGATCAACAATAAGCTGATCCTGCCGCAAAGTCTGACGGCGCTAAAACCGATTCTGATCATTCCGCTATTTGCTACGCTGATCACCGGTCTTATCATGATTTATGTCGTCGGTACGCCGGTGGCGAAAATCCTGACTGGCCTGACAGGCTGGCTGCAATCCATGGGCACGGCGAATGCGGTGATTCTGGGTGCGATCCTGGGTGCGATGATGTGTACGGACATGGGCGGGCCGGTTAACAAAGTGGCTTACGTCTTCGGTACGACCTTGCTCAGTAGCCAGATTTACGCACCGATGGCCGCCGTTATGGCAGCCGGTATGGTGCCACCGCTGGCAATGGGTCTGGCGACCGTGCTGGCAAGCAAGAAATTCAACCCGACCGAACGTGAAGGCGGTAAAGCGGCGTTTGTACTGGGCCTGTGCTTTATTTCCGAAGGGGCGATTCCTTACGCGGCGCGTGATCCAATGCGCGTTCTGCCTTGCTGTATCATCGGTGGCGCACTGACTGGTGCACTGTCGATGGCGGTGGGCGCTAAGCTGATGGCACCACACGGTGGTCTGTTCGTGCTGTTGATTCCTGGCGCGATTACCCCGGTTATTGGCTACCTGTTAGCGATCATTGCGGGAACCGCAGTGGCTGGCGTGCTGTACGCGCTGCTGAAACGCTCTGATGAACAACTGGCGAAAGTCGCGTAAGTCTGATTATCGTCATTAAAAAATCATGCCATAACACAAGGATGTGGATGAGATAGCGCCAGTTGGGTAAACCAACTGGCGCTTTTTACTATTATGGAGTCAAGAAGCTAACTAGCGCTGCGCTTCGGATTTGAGCCAGGCGATTTCGTCAGCCCAGATATCAGGGTTGATCGTTTCCAGAATCATCGGGATGCCGTCAAAACGGGCATCTTTCATGATATAGCTGAAAGCGGTTTTGCCAATATTGCCTTCCCCTAGGCTATGGTGTCGGTCAACACGGCTGCCGAACGCGCTTTTGGCATCATTCAAATGCATTCCGCGCAGATAGCGAAACCCAACAATGCGATCGAATTCAGCGAAAGTGGCTTCGCAATCGGCTTCTGTCCGCAGGTCATAGCCACCGGCGAAAGCGTGGCAGGTATCGATACAGACGCCGACGCGGCCTTTATCTTCTACGCCGTCGATGATGGCTGCCAGATGCTCAAAGCGGAAACCCAAATTACTGCCTTGCCCGGCGGTATTCTCAATCACGGCGGTGACGCCATCCGTTTCCGCCAGCGCGATATTGATAGACTCGGCGATACGTGCCAGACAGTCCGTTTCCTTTATCTGTTTCAGATGGCTGCCGGGGTGAAAATTCAGCAGGCTTAGCCCAAGCTGCTGGCAGCGGGACATTTCATCAATAAACGCGCTGCGAGATTTCTCCAGCGCTTCGGCGTCCGGGTGACCCAGATTAATCAGATAGCTATCGTGGGGCAGAATCTGTGCTGGCGTATAGGCGTACTGCTCACAGGCGGTTTTAAAACGGTCGATGACCTCTGTACTGAGCGGCGCGGCCTGCCATTGGCGCTGATTCTTGGTAAATAAAGCGAAAGCCGTCGCTTGTATCTCATGTGCGCGAATCACGGCCTGATCGACTCCGCCAGATGCGCTAACGTGCGCCCCGATGTATTTCATGTTGGTCTCCTCTGATAACGGAGACATTATGCAGGTTAATGAGACGTTAACAGGTAAATAATTTATCGTTAGCCGAATAAATGTTCGAAGAACAGATTAATGCCCGCACCGCCAACGACCAGCCAGAGAAACAGAACAAGTGCCAGCAGCAGCGGCTTTGCACCTGCCTGACGAATGGCACTAAATCGGGTCGTCAGCCCCAGCGCAACCATTGCCATGGTCAGCAGAATATTATTAAGTTGAACTAACTGCGTGACGAGTGTCGGAGAGAGGAGTGAGAAAGAGTTGAAGGCGGCAACGGCGATAAACCCCAGAGCAAACCACGGAAACATCAGTGGAATCGCGTCTTCCGCGTCACTTTTTTGCGTCGCTTTTTTCAGGTAAAACCCAAGAATGAGAAGGAAAGGGGCCAGCATCATCACGCGCAGCATTTTGCTGATGACGGCGATGTTCTCTGTTGCACCATCAATGGCATGTCCTGCGGCAACAACCTGAGCGACTTCGTGTATCGTTGAGCCAAAGTACAGGCCGACAATCTGTGGTGTGATGTCAATCCAGTGATGATCGAGATTGAGCTGATAGAGCCACGGATACAAAAACATCGCCGTCGTACCGAAAATCACCACGGTGGAAACGGCGACGGCAATGGCGTTGCTGGACGCTTTGACAACGGGGGCTGTTGCCATGATCGCCGCCGCACCGCAGATGCTGCTGCCAGCGCCGATGAGCATTACGGTTTCATCGTCGAGTTTCAGCCAGCGTTTGCCTATCCAGCAGGCGAGTAGAAACGTCAACGTGACGACGGTAAGATCGACCGCGACACCGGTAAAGCCAACGGCAGCAACCTGCTGAAAGCTGAGGCGAAAACCATAAAGTATGATGCCCCAGCGCAGTAAATGCTGTTTGGCCCACTGCACGCCCGGATCGCACAGAGGATGAAGACGCGGATAAACGCTGTTTCCCAGAACGATCCCAATCAGGATCGCCAATGTCAGTGAACCGGGTCCCCAATGGGCGATTTTCGGAATATTTGCCAGCCAGAGGAGCGAAAAAGTTATTAAACTTACTAACAGCAGACCGGGCAATCGCGCTTTTGCTCCATCGGGTGGGGCTATCGTAGGTAATGTCGCAGGAAGAGCCATGGATTTAGTGCCTATTCTGACCGTACCGAAAATTGAGAAGCCAGCTTATAATCCACAAGATTAAAAGAGAAATTGATTATATATTTATAACCTATAAGTATTTTAGATAAAGAGCGCACTATGCATATCACGTTACGTCAACTGGAAGTCTTTGCCGAAGTCCTGAAAAGCGGTTCAACGACACAGGCCTCCGTTGTGCTTGCCCTGTCTCAATCGGCCGTCAGCGCGGCTCTGGCGGATTTAGAAGGGCAGTTGGGTGTTCAACTTTTCGATCGCGTGGGCAAGCGTCTGGTGGTTAATGAACATGGCCGCCTGTTGTACCCCAAAGCGCTGGCATTACTTGAACAGTCAATGGAAATTGAACAGCTTTTCCGCCGTGATAATGGGGCGCTGCGCATTTATGCCAGCAGTACTATCGGCAACTACCTGCTGCCCGCGATGATTGCCCGCTATCGCCATGACTACCCTGATATACCGCTGGAACTTCATGTAGGCAATACGAAAGATGTGATCACCCGGGTGTCTGAATTCAGTGTTGACCTGGGGTTGATCGAAGGGCCTTGCCATCATCCTGATTTGATTACGCAGCCCTGGCTGGAAGATGAACTGGTGGTGTTTTGTTCTCCCGACCATCCGCTCAGCCGGGGTACGGTATCATTAGCGGCGCTGGCAGATGCACATTGGATCCTGCGTGAACGAGGTTCAGGCACGCGTGAGGTGTTGGATCATCTGCTACTGACACACCTATCGCATTTTCATTTGGTGATGGAATTAGGCAACTCGGAGGCGATTAAACATGCGGTTCGCCACGGGATTGGTATCAGTTGCCTGTCACGACATGTGATTGCCGAACAGCTAGCGTCAGGTTCGCTGGTGGAACTGAAGGTGCCGCTGCCTAAACTCACGCGGACGCTGTATCTGGTACATCACCGGCAGAAACATCTGTCAAATGTGCTGCAACGTTTCCTGAGTTATTGCTGTGAAACGCCATAGCGAAAATATTTTCTGCTGCTAATAATCGGACGTGAGTTATTAAGCTCTCTTATAACTCGACGATCTTAACTATCCCGCACAACGCGATTTGCTACAATCCCGCCTCGATTTTTAGCACGAGCACGCGGGATGACAATGGCTCAGCACGATATTCAACAAACTACACAGGGCGCACCGACCCTGCGCCGTGAACTGAAAGCACGGCATTTAACGATGATCGCCATTGGCGGATCGATTGGCACCGGATTATTTGTCGCGTCTGGTGCGACGGTTTCACAAGCAGGCCCGGGTGGCGCACTGTTGTCTTATGCCCTGATTGGCCTGATGGTTTACTTCCTGATGACCAGCCTGGGTGAACTGGCGGCGTTCATGCCAGTTTCCGGTTCATTCTCCAGCTATGGTTCCCGTTATGTAGAAGAAGGATTCGGCTTCGCGCTGGGCTGGAACTACTGGTACAACTGGGCGGTGACCATCGCGGTCGATCTGGTGGCGGCGCAACTGGTGATGGGATATTGGTTCCCAGAGGTGTCCGGCTGGATCTGGAGTGCGCTGTTCCTGGCGCTGATGTTCCTGCTTAACTACATTTCCGTGAAAGGGTTTGGCGAGGCGGAATACTGGTTCTCACTGATTAAAGTGGCGACGGTCATCATTTTTATCGCCGTTGGCGTGATGATGATTACGGGCATCATGAGCGGTGCGGAAAATGCCGGATTCCACAACTGGGAAATTGGCGATGCGCCGTTTGCCGGTGGCTTCTCTGCCATGATAGGTGTGGCGATGATCGTGGGCTTCTCTTTTCAGGGAACGGAACTGATCGGCGTGGCGGCAGGGGAATCTCAGGAGCCAAGCAAAAACATTCCGCGTGCCATCCGTCAGGTTTTCTGGCGTATCCTGCTGTTCTACATCTTCGCGATTCTGATTATCAGCTTAATCATTCCCTATACCGATCCGAACCTGCTGCGTAATGACGTCAAAGACATTACGGTAAGCCCGTTCACGCTGGTGTTTGAGAACGCGGGCCTGCTGTCTGCTGCTGCGGTGATGAATGCGGTCATCCTGACCGCGGTGCTGTCGGCGGGTAACTCGGGGATGTACGCCTCTACGCGTATGTTGTTTACGCTGGCATCGGAAGGCAAAGCGCCGCGCATGTTCGCTAAGCTGTCAAAAGGCGGTGTACCGCGTAATGCGCTGTATGCCACCACTGTAGTAGCGGCACTGTGTTTCCTGTCTTCTTTGTATGGCAATCAAACGGTTTATCTGTGGCTACTGAATACGTCGGGTATGACCGGCTTTATCGCCTGGTTGGGGATCGCTATTAGCCATTATCGCTTCCGTCGCGGGTACGTTATGCAGGGGCATGATCTGAACCGCCTGCCTTATCAATCAAGTTTCTTCCCGTTGGGGCCGATATTTGCGTTTGTGCTCTGCTTGATTATCACTTTGGGACAGAACTATCAGGCGTTTCTGCAAGACAAAATCGACTGGTATGGCGTGACGGCAACGTACATCGGTATTCCGCTGTTCCTGCTGATTTGGTTCGGCTACAAGCTGTGCCGTGGAACGCGTTTTATCAAATATCAGGATATGACGTACCCCGATCATAAAGACTAAAGTGTAAGCGCGTGGTTAACTATCGCTGCTTTTTACTTTAGCGTATCGCCTTTCACGCCGCTGATGACATGTGATCAGCGGCGTTTTTATTTGATAAAACTATCACTTTTATATCAAATATTTTGAGTTTAATTATTCTTGTAAAGTCCTTCCTGACCGTTTTCATTCTTCCTGGTAAGTGCTTTCGTGCTACGAAAACTGGCATTTCTAAACCGTAGTTAAACGAAATAAATAATGCTAATACTTATCATTTACGTTTAAATGCATTCCTTTACACTCTTTCCTGCAAAAAAACTCAATAAAATAACGAGGAATCATGAAAGCAAATTCTCTGATTAATCTCAAGAATGCAGTAGCACTGGCTCTGGCGGCAACAGCAACAAATGTCGCGATAGCGGCAGATAGTGATGATGTTTTAGTTGTCACCGCGAGTGGTTATGAGAAAAAGTTAACGAACGCACCTGCATCGATTTCTGTCATTAGTGAAGAGGCGCTTTCCCAGAAAAACTATCACGATCTGGGAGAAGCGTTAAGTGGCGTGGAAGGGGTTGATGTGCGCAGCGGTACGGGTAAAACGGGTGGTCTGGACATCAGTATTCGTGGTATGCCGAGCAGTTATACCCTGATTCTAATCGATGGAGTACGTCAGAATGCCAGTGGAGATACAACGCCGAACGGTTTTGACACCATGAATACGGCGGTGATGCCGCCATTGTCAGCCATTGAACGTATTGAAGTGATCCGTGGGCCTATGTCGACGCTGTATGGTTCTGATGCGATTGGCGGTGTGGTCAACATTATTACGAAGAAAAACAGTAAACAGTGGAGTGGCAGCGTTAATCTGTCACATACGGTGCAAGAACACCGTAAATGGGGTGACAGCTCAACGCTGGGGTTCTATACCTCCGGCCCGTTGGTGAACGATCAATTTAGTTTGGCATTGCGCGGTAATGTGGAGCATCGTCAGGGATCAAGCGTCACCTCACTGAGCGGGACGGGTGACACGCGTGTTCCGTTCCCGACCAAGACTGATAACTACACTGTCGGTGGGAAACTGAGCTTTAAAACCAGCGAAGCGAATACCCTGTGGATTGATGGCGATGTGTCACGTCAGACTTACGATAACCGCAGTAGCCAACTGGGCCCGATTGGTGTTAGTGGCGGTGGATACCGCGATGAATTGCGCTTTGAGCGTAATAAACTGGCAATTGGCCATGACACCGACCTCTCGTTTGGTCGTTGGAGCTCAAATTTGTCATATGCAGTGACCGAGAACAAGGGGCGACTGCTAACACCACGCGTATTGAATACCGCCAATGCAAGCCTGTCTGGTCGCGACCGCGAGCTGAAGAATACCAACACTATTTTCGATACGATGCTCGTGTCGCCAATCGGGGAGGATCATCTGCTAACGGTTGGTGGGCAATTCTGGGATTCACGCCTTAAAGATGGCATTGTGTTGGCAAACAGCGGTGAAACGTTTGAACAAAAAAGCTGGTCACTGTATGCAGAAGACGACTGGCAGCTACTCGATCCGTTGTCACTGACGTTAGGTGCCCGCTATGAGAAACATGATAGCTTCGGTGGACATGTTAGCCCGCGTGCCTATCTGGTATGGAATGTCGCGGATGACTGGACGGTAAAAGGTGGTGTGAGTACCGGATACAAAACGCCTTCTCTTGCGCAATTGCATAATGGTGTCAGTGGCGTAGCCAGAAATGGCGCTGCAACGACCATCGGCAACCCAAATCTCAAGCCTGAAGAAAGCACCAATTTTGAGACGGGGGTGTATTATGAAAACGATGCGAATGTAAAAGCGAATATCACAGGATTCGTGAACCATTATAAAAATGCGATTGACTCGGTTGAACTCAATAGCTCAACGAGCACGTATCGCAATATTGGCAAAGCCAGAACACAAGGTGTGGAACTCGCGACATCTTTCCCAGTATTCGTGCCGGATGTCACTCTGGCGCTGAACTACACCTATACGCATAGTGAACAAATCGGTGGAAAGAATCCTGGCGCAGCATTGACAACGACGGCCAAACACATGGCGAATGCCCGTTTGAACTGGCAGATCGATGAGCAATGGAATAGCTGGTTGGCAGCGGAATACCGAGCGAAGACACCACGTTTCACTGCCAATTATGCGAATCTGAATACGGCTCAAAAATTGGTGTATGACGATCGTGGTGCCGACCTGAAATCCTGGACGGTAGTGAATCTGGGCACTTCGTATAAAGTAACGAAGGATGTTACGCTGAACGGCACGGTAAACAATCTATTGGATAAGGACTTCTCTCAAGTACAGCGCTATGAGTCAACTGATAGCTCATATTATGCGGGTGATTACTTCGGAAACAGTGCTTTTACGACAGGTTATGTAATGCCAGGACGTAATTACTGGTTATCAGTTAACGTCAACTTCTGATGCAACATCTCCCCGGAATGTCAAATGTGTTCCGGGGAGGATGCCCTCCGCTCGCTTTCCCTTTCCAGCCACATAGCACCCTTTCTACGGTTTTTTTCGCACAGTTATGCCTTCTGATTAACGACGGGATTCGTCATCATCCTTTATTGCCGCCATCTCTTTGCTGATGACATGGGAGTAATACGCAACTATCCGCGGTGTTTCATTGTTTTTGTGATATTTCTGAATATCGTCGCTAACAACGTCGATGAATGGAATTCATTATATTAGGTATTGTTAATTGCTTTAATGCTGACTACGCTTCACCTTACGGAGTGATGGATTCCCGATGAGGCAGGAAGTGTAACGTTATTAATACGTTCGTTGTCTTGTGTCGTACAGAGAATTTAATTCATTATTTTTGTATGAGAATACCTGTCGTGATTGCCGATTGCGGAGCACTCGATATCTGCAATCGGCAGTCAGTGTATGAATAGCAACCAGGGCACGATGATGTTAAAAATTACCTTTTTGGATAAAGGCTCACTGCCTGAAACCATTTTCCTGAAAAAGACGAGTTTTAGGCGGCCCCAATGTCGCCATGAATGGATTGAATATAACCACACCTCGCCCGATCACGTTATCGCCCGAGCAAAAGACACCCACGTTATCATCACGAATAAAACCCTATTAACGCGAGACACCCTGGCCGCGTTGCCTGAGTTGAAGCTGATTGCCGTGACGGCAACGGGAACCGACAATATCGATCTTGCTGCGGCCAAAGAGCTGGGTATCACGGTCAAAAATGTACCGGGCTACTCAGCGCAGGCGGTATCCGAACACGTGATAGCCATGATTTTCGCGCTAAAGCACAGCCTGATGGCGTGGTATCGCGATCAACTGAGCGATCGTTGGGCCAGCCAGTCGCAGTTTGCTTATTTTGATCATCCCGTCAAAGACATTGCGGGCGCGACGCTGGGCATCATTGGGGCCGGTACGATTGGGCGGGAGGTTGCACGTCTGGCTCAGGCGCTGGGGATGAAGGTGATTTTTGCCGAGCACCGAGGGGCCGCACAGTGTCGTGCCGGCTATCTGCCGTTTGAAGACGTTCTGCGGCTGGCGAATGTGATTTCACTCAACTGCCCGCTCAATACAAGTACGCAGCATCTGATTAATGCGGAGACGCTCGCGCTGTGTAAGCCCACCGCGTTTATTATTAACACCGCCAGAGGCGGATTGATTGATGAACACGCGCTGGCAGAGGCAT
The genomic region above belongs to Pectobacterium colocasium and contains:
- the setB gene encoding sugar efflux transporter SetB codes for the protein MFTPANTTRRPLDLTSSAFLVIAFLTGTAGALQLPTLSLFLSSEVQARPFLVGMFYTGSAVIGIVVSQMLATRSDRQGDRKSLIFVCCLLGALACMLFAWNRNYFILLFIGVLLSSFGSTANPQLFALAREHADKTGREAAMFSSILRAQISLAWVVGPPIAFALALGFGFTTMYLTAAAVFILCGILVKLFLPSMPKAVEKTTSTLESPRRNRRDTLLLFVACTLMWTCNGIYLINMPLYLVHELHLPEKLAGIMMGVAAGLEIPVMLIAGYVAKRFGKRFLMRLAVASGLLFFGGLLVLDGEIALLGLQALNAIFIGILAGIGMLYFQDLMPGQAGAATTLFTNTTRVGWIISGSLAGIVAEIWNYHAVFFFALLMIVGSIYCMWRIKDA
- the fruB gene encoding fused PTS fructose transporter subunit IIA/HPr protein, with translation MFQLSQQDIHLGAAASNKQEAIQLVASALTDAGCVNAGYVDGMLQREQQTSTYLGSGIAIPHGTTDTRDLVLKTGVQVFQFPQGIAWGEDQTAYVVLGIAARSDEHLALLRQLTHVLSDDRVAARLASTKSAEELRSLLMGEQQLAEFRFDTSLIALDVATDNLLTLQALNAGRLQQVGAADASFVSTAVSNKPLNLGQGVWFSDSAVGNLSSAAAVARPATPFSVDGENVALLVTVAAADDQAFAPIDYLSNLLIAQKAERLLTADAPTLLALLTSDVPEESEVLTAEFTIRNEHGLHARPGTMLVNVIKQFSSDITVTNLDGTGKPANGRSLMKVVALGVKKGHKLRFTASGSDAEQALAAIGDAITSGLGEGAA
- the fruK gene encoding 1-phosphofructokinase, which gives rise to MSRRVATITLNPAYDLVGYCPEVEKGEVNLVQTAGLHAAGKGINVAKVLKDLGIDVTVGGFLGKDNQDGFQQLFSELGIANRFQVVPGRTRINVKLTEKDGDVTDFNFSGFEVTQQDWQRFVNDSLSWLGQFDMVAVSGSLPAGVDPDAFTDWMSRLRTQCPCIIFDSSREALVAGLKASPWLVKPNRRELEIWAGRKLPTLADVVDAAHALREQGIAHVVISLGAEGALWVNASGAWLAKPPACDVVSTVGAGDSMVGGLIYGLLMRESSEHTLRLATAVSALAVSQSNVGITDRPQLAAMMARVDLKPFN
- the fruA gene encoding PTS fructose transporter subunit IIBC yields the protein MKTLLILDKSLGLARSQLVKNLLGAAAAKAGVTFTEQANDAELAIVLGASAAADSALNGKQVYVGDIELAVSQPEAFLAKARAEATTYQAVASASVQQPAAAKRIVAVTACPTGVAHTFMAAEAIESEAKKRGWWVKVETRGSVGAGNAITPEEVEQADLVIVAADIEVDLAKFAGKKMYRTSTGLALKKTAQELDKAQAEAKVYQPSGQTNASSASESAQKGGTGPYRHLLTGVSYMLPMVVAGGLCIALSFVFGIEAFKQEGTLAAALMKIGGGSAFALMVPVLAGYIAFSIADRPGLTPGLVGGMLAVSTGAGFLGGIIAGFLAGYVAKAINNKLILPQSLTALKPILIIPLFATLITGLIMIYVVGTPVAKILTGLTGWLQSMGTANAVILGAILGAMMCTDMGGPVNKVAYVFGTTLLSSQIYAPMAAVMAAGMVPPLAMGLATVLASKKFNPTEREGGKAAFVLGLCFISEGAIPYAARDPMRVLPCCIIGGALTGALSMAVGAKLMAPHGGLFVLLIPGAITPVIGYLLAIIAGTAVAGVLYALLKRSDEQLAKVA
- the nfo gene encoding deoxyribonuclease IV, which codes for MKYIGAHVSASGGVDQAVIRAHEIQATAFALFTKNQRQWQAAPLSTEVIDRFKTACEQYAYTPAQILPHDSYLINLGHPDAEALEKSRSAFIDEMSRCQQLGLSLLNFHPGSHLKQIKETDCLARIAESINIALAETDGVTAVIENTAGQGSNLGFRFEHLAAIIDGVEDKGRVGVCIDTCHAFAGGYDLRTEADCEATFAEFDRIVGFRYLRGMHLNDAKSAFGSRVDRHHSLGEGNIGKTAFSYIMKDARFDGIPMILETINPDIWADEIAWLKSEAQR